The following DNA comes from Hahella chejuensis KCTC 2396.
GTCGACCAGTGGAATTTGGCTGGTTTCGAATTCGGCGAGTAGTAGAAACATCGTGTTCATTGTTGTTCCGCCATTGATGTTGCAAAGAACGCGGGCACTTGCTCCATGTCGACATTAAACTTACCGATGATTGGTCCATCTTCGGCAAGGTGTAACGTGAAGGTGAGAGGCCATGTTGATTCCCATCCATCGTGATCGTTGAAATAGTCTTCTGCGCACTCTTTTGCGATTGATCCTAAAACCCTTCCGTACTTCAGGCTTGCGGGAGAGAGGTCTGTGCTTAACTCGTATGTGCTTTCCTCGCACTCGCTTGGCACTCTGTAATAAATAGTGGTCATGCGTACTCTCCAGGCTCTATATATTCGACTTCTAAATCTGACATGTCCGTAAAATCCGGATCGCCTTCCGTGTATACGCAGTTAAGGACATTACTTTTCTGGATAACCTCATTTAGGGCTTCTACAAATTCCTCTATTGCATATTCATCGGGGGCCACGATAACTGAGAGGGACAATTTCCGAAGGCGCTCAACGTCGCCGCTGAGCTGCCGGCGAAAGCCGTTCATTGAGAATTTCATCAATCAGCCCTCCAGCTCATAGACAGTTATCGGATAAGATTTTTTAACTGTCGCCGCCATAAACTGATTGCCGGCGCGGCAAACTATGCCATTGGCGTCTAATGCAATGATGTTGTGATAGTGGACGCCGCAGTTGGCATACAAATTTTTGGCTGTGTCCGCCCAAGCCAGATAACTGTCAAACTGGAAAAGCTTGCGCTTTAAGTGGATGGGATTATAAAGCCGGACTGGCGGCGGCTCTTGCAACTGTTCGCCCAGGCCAATGCATCCCTCTTCTGGTATTTCCTCAAACCACATAATGTGCGCGTAGTGCGTGGCCTTTCCGTCATCGTCGAGGACGCCGCCTCTGGGGCCGTCAGCAATACATACAAAATGCTCGCGCTCATCTTCGCCAATGTCTGAGTAATTGATGTTGTAGCCAGAATATTCGGCCAGCTCGCCTACCTGTTGAATTGTCAGGTTGAGTTGCTGTTGTCCCTGGTTAAATGCCGACAGCGCACTTTGCGTGCGGGACAGTTCTTTTTTGATCCTGTCGTTTTCCCTCGTTGATCTGATCAGTTCGCGGCGTAGTTCCTGAATTTGCATAGAATTAATAGTGTCATGGTTCATATTGTCACCGCATTTTGTAGGTTAAATTGTTCTTGGTAGTTGGCGCTGACAATCGCCGCAGCAACAGGCGGACAAACGGAGTTTCCGCACATGCGAACCTGCGCGACCTTAGACAGCTTCGAGCCGTCAGGCAGGCGGTCATAAATGTAGTCGGCGGGGAAGCCCTGCGCAGCGTACAACTCATGTGGTTGGAGCATGCGCATTCCGATATCTACGATCTGGTAAGCCTCGCCGTGGACCATAACCAGCCCTATGCGGTCCTTTGTCGGGACTGTATGTAATGGCTCATCCAAAACAGACCATTGCCCGCCCTCTGAGTAGTACTTCATCAAAAACGCTCGGACTTCGCCCAGGTGACAGCCGGCGGCGGTTATAGTTGCAGCAGGCGCGTCAGTCGCCTGTCCGTGGGCGCAAGTGCCGCGGAGCTTGATCAGGTGGCTGGTTACTAAAGAATGATGGTCAACTGTCGTCACTGTCCGCACGTTCAAGCTGGCGCCAGTTACTCCGCTGTAGTGTTTGGCGAGGAATGCAGCGACAAGTTGCGTTTTCCCGCCACCGCCTGCTGTGGTAGTCCCTGCTGGGGTGGTTACATTATTGGCGCCGCTGTTCCCGAATTGGCGAGTTAATACGGGCACTGCAAGAGCATACCCATTCGTACTGGTTACTGTTTGGAGAGGTCCACTGACCTGCTGTCCGCGTAGATAGTTGTAACCGTGGTTAACTTTGATGATGCTCGGTGCAACAATGGCAAATGCTCCGCCTTTCGGGTTGGCTGTGACAGTGCGGAGGGGCGTGATAATGTCATGAACTGGTGTACTGCCGTTATAGTGCGCTATCGGAATAATGAACGGTTCCGGGTTGTTAATTACAAATCGCTCAATCCCTTTTGCAATCCGGCGCATAGTCGCTTCGGCCAAAGGCTTTGGCCTATCGAATATTGAAGGGCAGGGAATGGACCAGTCGATAATCTCGGCGGCCGTCTTCCATGCCTGGAGCTTGGTCTTTTTAAAGTCTGGCTTGCGTGGGTCGCCATGGGTGGGCGCTGGCCATATGATCGGCTGTCCGTCACATCGGGCAACCATAAACAGCCGCTTTCGTATTGTTGGCGCTCCGTACTCATGTGCTCGTAACTGACGCCATTCAACCTTATAGCCGTTGCGCTCCAGTGCCCGGACAAACGATTGAAAGGTTTTACCCTTTCTTTTTGGGCATGGCTGGCCGTTGACTATAGGTCCCCAGGTAGTGAATTCCTCAACGTTTTCAAGGCAGACAACTCGGGGGCGGACGGTCCCAACCCACTTGAGAACAACCCAGGCTAAGCCCCGTATGTTCTTTTCTACGGGCTTCCCGCCTTTTGCGCGGCTGAAGTGTTTGCAATCCGGCGAAAACCACGCCAAGCCTACAGGGCGACCTTTGCAAACTTCGCGGGGATCAATATTCCAGACTGATTCGCAGTAGTGTTCTGTCTGCGGGTGATTGAGCTTGTGGAGTTCAATTGCTTCGGGGTCGTGGTTAATCGCGATATCAACAGATCTACCAATAGCTTGCTCTATACCAGTGGAGGCCCCGCCGCCGCCCGCAAAGTTATCCACAACAAGTTCCCCCTGGCAATCCAGAAAGCCAAGCTGCGGCTTATGTCTGTACTGAAAATGAATAACGGACATCTAATCCTCTCTTTCGCTGTGTGGTGCGTTTGAGGATGTTTCCTGCAGTACCAGTTGGTAGGTGGCTTTTATAGAAACCTCTGAACGAAATTCAATGACAAACGCCTTGCCGCATCCGCCTTCTTCTTCGTCGCAATAGGTAAGCTTCCGCTCAGTATATGGAGACATGAGAAGGTTGTGTCTCATGCTCAAAAGGCAGTAAGGGCATGTGATATCAACTGGTCCGCGCTTAGGGTTGATATTCATCAGGCAGCCCCCTGCAGGTCATCAGCGATCGCGTCCAGCACTTGGCTAATGCCTGGGTCCAGTAGGCGGCTTAGTTGGTCCAGGACGTCAAGTTTCAGTTCCTTGTCGATGACCTGTTGTGACAGCCTGGTTTTAAGGGCTTTCAGCGCCTTATCGGCGGCCGCCTTGTTCAACGGTT
Coding sequences within:
- a CDS encoding DNA cytosine methyltransferase; this encodes MSVIHFQYRHKPQLGFLDCQGELVVDNFAGGGGASTGIEQAIGRSVDIAINHDPEAIELHKLNHPQTEHYCESVWNIDPREVCKGRPVGLAWFSPDCKHFSRAKGGKPVEKNIRGLAWVVLKWVGTVRPRVVCLENVEEFTTWGPIVNGQPCPKRKGKTFQSFVRALERNGYKVEWRQLRAHEYGAPTIRKRLFMVARCDGQPIIWPAPTHGDPRKPDFKKTKLQAWKTAAEIIDWSIPCPSIFDRPKPLAEATMRRIAKGIERFVINNPEPFIIPIAHYNGSTPVHDIITPLRTVTANPKGGAFAIVAPSIIKVNHGYNYLRGQQVSGPLQTVTSTNGYALAVPVLTRQFGNSGANNVTTPAGTTTAGGGGKTQLVAAFLAKHYSGVTGASLNVRTVTTVDHHSLVTSHLIKLRGTCAHGQATDAPAATITAAGCHLGEVRAFLMKYYSEGGQWSVLDEPLHTVPTKDRIGLVMVHGEAYQIVDIGMRMLQPHELYAAQGFPADYIYDRLPDGSKLSKVAQVRMCGNSVCPPVAAAIVSANYQEQFNLQNAVTI